A window from Vulcanimicrobium alpinum encodes these proteins:
- the proS gene encoding proline--tRNA ligase, protein MERTLDRIPPKSADLSEWYQAVCYRAELVSQAPVRGCLVLRPYGYGLWERLQAELDRRFKETGHENAYFPLLIPESLLTKEAEHVEGFAPEVAWVTEGGSEKLAERLAIRPTSEVIIGVMYAEWIQSYRDLPVLINQWANVMRWEKRTRPFLRTAEFLWQEGHTAHESEQEAAEEVARMLEVYREVAEDVCGVPVYKGEKSASERFAGANHTFSIEALMPDGRALQSATSHELGQNFARAYDITYAAEDQTEQYCWTTSWGMSWRMLGALIMTHGDDRGLRIPPRMAPTEVVIVPIPRGDASALYTKARELYGACKDAGLRVKLDDRPGQSPGYKFNEWDMRGVPVRLEIGNRDLDAGVATLVRRDKAVKEDGQKQQVPLDEVVAFIPTVLEQIQHNLFAQAKTFLTGRTVATLDRDEFYRMCTERAGMIDIPWCGLASCEAAVKDTTGATTRNIQPGPPRAQICVACGEPARYQTYFAQSY, encoded by the coding sequence ATGGAACGTACCCTCGACCGCATACCGCCCAAGAGCGCCGATCTCTCGGAGTGGTATCAAGCCGTCTGCTACCGCGCGGAGCTCGTCTCGCAGGCGCCCGTGCGCGGCTGCCTCGTGCTGCGCCCGTACGGCTACGGCCTGTGGGAACGTCTCCAAGCCGAACTCGACCGCCGCTTCAAAGAGACCGGCCACGAGAACGCGTATTTCCCGTTGCTGATCCCCGAGTCGCTGCTGACCAAAGAAGCGGAGCATGTCGAAGGCTTCGCGCCGGAAGTCGCCTGGGTCACCGAGGGCGGCAGCGAAAAATTGGCCGAACGGCTGGCGATCCGCCCGACCTCCGAAGTGATCATCGGGGTGATGTACGCGGAGTGGATCCAGTCCTACCGCGATCTGCCCGTGCTCATCAACCAGTGGGCGAACGTGATGCGCTGGGAGAAGCGGACGCGCCCATTTCTGCGCACCGCGGAGTTTCTGTGGCAGGAAGGCCACACCGCGCATGAGAGCGAGCAAGAGGCGGCCGAAGAAGTCGCGCGGATGCTCGAGGTGTATCGCGAGGTCGCCGAAGACGTCTGCGGTGTCCCCGTCTACAAGGGCGAGAAGAGCGCATCGGAGCGCTTCGCCGGCGCCAACCACACGTTCTCGATCGAAGCGCTGATGCCGGACGGGCGCGCGCTGCAGTCGGCGACCTCGCACGAACTCGGCCAGAACTTCGCGCGCGCCTACGACATCACGTACGCCGCCGAAGATCAGACCGAACAGTATTGCTGGACGACGTCGTGGGGGATGTCGTGGCGCATGCTGGGCGCGCTGATCATGACGCACGGCGACGACCGCGGCCTGCGCATCCCGCCGCGGATGGCGCCGACCGAAGTCGTCATCGTCCCGATCCCGCGCGGCGACGCGAGCGCACTCTACACGAAAGCGCGCGAACTCTACGGGGCCTGCAAGGACGCGGGGCTGCGCGTGAAGCTCGACGACCGTCCCGGGCAGTCGCCGGGGTACAAGTTCAACGAGTGGGACATGCGCGGCGTCCCGGTGCGCCTCGAGATCGGCAACCGCGACCTCGATGCGGGCGTCGCAACGCTCGTGCGCCGCGACAAAGCGGTGAAGGAAGACGGTCAGAAACAGCAGGTCCCGCTCGACGAGGTGGTGGCGTTCATCCCGACGGTCCTCGAGCAGATCCAGCACAATCTCTTCGCGCAGGCCAAGACGTTCCTCACCGGTCGCACCGTCGCGACGCTCGACCGGGACGAGTTCTACCGCATGTGCACCGAACGCGCGGGGATGATCGACATCCCGTGGTGCGGGCTCGCGTCGTGCGAAGCCGCGGTGAAGGACACGACCGGTGCGACGACGCGCAACATCCAGCCGGGCCCGCCGCGCGCGCAGATCTGCGTCGCGTGCGGCGAGCCCGCGCGGTATCAGACGTATTTCGCGCAGTCGTACTAG
- a CDS encoding mannosyltransferase family protein — MNLAVVGGAARTRPAALVASVGFPAAAAVGIAGLSLGFFLWYGLALRAPHGPAFLDVTLPPALVAGLAVAYAGWIGYGRYFARRADVSERTALRYDALSWAALALLWGTLLPPIGANGGGLWSAIALGTFVLAKLAIAAKLNRTVRDVASTFIVTRLTLLAIAELASMVIGQRPGTHFAASTNMLLAVWGRWDAEHYLGIAAQGYSGTEPAFFPLYPLLIRALGALTGSHLIAGLLVSNAAIFFALLFLYKLIEHEYNRAVAQRATFYVSIFPTAIFFSAVYAESLFLFLSVASFYYVRERRWLTAGIFGFFAALTRSEGILLAAPLFIEWAIAAREGGREFFRYWLDDIVKPIIGLALVPLGLLSYMAYLWVISGDPLRFSHVQTHWGRHLAWPWTSVSTTITKIAHAHAPQTIANESLELGFTLLMLVVLVAGFRRLRLSYTVYMALSILVPMCTSSLMSMPRFALVLFPMFVLFGLWGGRQSFNNAYVAFSLPLLGLFTVLFADWYWVA, encoded by the coding sequence GTGAATCTCGCCGTCGTCGGGGGCGCCGCCCGCACGAGACCCGCGGCGCTCGTCGCTTCGGTCGGCTTTCCAGCCGCCGCCGCGGTCGGCATCGCCGGTCTCTCCCTTGGCTTTTTCCTGTGGTATGGGCTCGCGCTGCGCGCGCCCCACGGCCCGGCGTTTCTCGACGTCACCTTGCCGCCGGCGCTCGTCGCCGGCCTTGCGGTTGCGTACGCCGGCTGGATCGGCTACGGGCGCTACTTCGCGCGGCGCGCCGACGTCTCGGAACGGACCGCCCTGCGGTACGACGCGCTCTCGTGGGCGGCGCTGGCTTTGCTCTGGGGTACGCTGCTCCCGCCGATCGGCGCCAACGGCGGCGGGCTGTGGAGCGCGATCGCGCTCGGGACGTTCGTCCTCGCCAAGCTCGCGATCGCCGCGAAACTCAACCGCACCGTCCGCGACGTCGCGTCGACGTTCATCGTCACGCGCCTCACCCTGCTCGCGATCGCCGAACTCGCGTCGATGGTGATCGGCCAGCGGCCCGGGACGCACTTCGCGGCGTCGACGAACATGCTGCTCGCGGTGTGGGGCCGCTGGGACGCCGAGCACTACCTGGGGATCGCGGCGCAAGGCTACTCCGGGACGGAGCCCGCGTTCTTCCCGCTCTACCCGCTCCTGATCCGCGCGCTCGGCGCGCTCACCGGCTCGCACCTGATCGCCGGGCTGCTCGTCTCGAATGCGGCGATCTTCTTCGCCCTGCTCTTCCTCTACAAGCTGATCGAGCACGAGTACAACCGCGCCGTCGCGCAGCGGGCGACGTTCTACGTCTCGATCTTCCCGACGGCGATCTTCTTCTCCGCGGTCTACGCCGAGTCGCTGTTCCTGTTCCTGAGCGTCGCCTCGTTCTACTACGTGCGCGAACGGCGCTGGCTCACCGCCGGGATCTTCGGGTTCTTCGCCGCGCTGACGCGATCCGAGGGAATCCTGCTCGCCGCGCCGCTGTTCATCGAGTGGGCGATCGCCGCGCGCGAGGGCGGCCGCGAGTTCTTCCGCTACTGGCTCGACGACATCGTCAAACCCATCATCGGCCTCGCGCTCGTCCCGCTCGGACTGCTCTCGTACATGGCGTACCTGTGGGTCATCAGCGGCGATCCGCTGCGCTTCTCGCACGTGCAGACGCACTGGGGCCGCCACCTCGCGTGGCCGTGGACGAGCGTCAGCACGACGATCACCAAGATCGCGCACGCGCACGCGCCGCAGACGATCGCGAACGAAAGCCTCGAACTCGGCTTCACCCTGCTGATGCTCGTCGTGCTCGTCGCCGGCTTCCGCCGCCTGCGCCTCTCGTACACGGTCTACATGGCGCTCTCGATCCTCGTCCCGATGTGCACGTCGAGCCTGATGAGCATGCCGCGCTTCGCGCTGGTGCTCTTCCCGATGTTCGTGCTGTTCGGGCTGTGGGGCGGACGCCAGTCGTTCAACAACGCGTACGTCGCGTTTTCGCTTCCGCTCTTGGGGCTCTTCACGGTGCTCTTCGCCGACTGGTATTGGGTCGCATGA
- a CDS encoding tetratricopeptide repeat protein — MQTPPLRSFAVTVALAMLPLATTGCASDVAHWIAQTRNRQGDVSLSRGNYPDASVAYQLALKIDPTNQHARTGLVDVQLTLAKTFFAASKFEDAIDALAVAAKYAPSDDRVQSMRNEIEQSEIKRDIVVSNYPSYKVTGAALRRSFEQLKTQNNDLLLALKRFDYTYDTADLSAAIRQSYALNDEVARLTGRLVQYRQLVESGIPEHGTENLAPPASLLPLP; from the coding sequence ATGCAGACTCCGCCGCTTCGCTCCTTCGCCGTTACCGTCGCGCTCGCGATGCTACCGCTCGCGACGACCGGCTGCGCCTCCGACGTCGCGCACTGGATCGCGCAGACCCGCAACCGTCAAGGCGACGTCTCCCTCTCGCGCGGAAACTACCCCGACGCGTCGGTCGCCTACCAACTGGCGCTCAAGATCGATCCGACGAACCAGCACGCGCGCACCGGTCTCGTCGACGTCCAGCTGACCCTGGCCAAGACGTTCTTCGCCGCCTCGAAATTTGAGGATGCGATCGACGCGCTTGCGGTCGCGGCGAAGTACGCGCCGAGCGACGACCGCGTGCAGAGCATGCGCAACGAGATCGAGCAGTCCGAGATCAAGCGCGACATCGTCGTCTCGAACTACCCGTCGTATAAGGTGACCGGGGCGGCGCTGCGGCGCTCGTTCGAACAGCTCAAGACGCAGAACAACGACCTGCTGCTCGCGCTCAAGCGCTTCGACTACACCTACGACACGGCGGATCTCTCAGCCGCCATACGTCAGAGCTACGCGCTCAACGACGAGGTCGCGCGCCTGACGGGACGGCTGGTCCAGTATCGCCAGCTCGTGGAGTCCGGGATCCCGGAGCACGGGACCGAGAACCTCGCGCCCCCGGCCTCCCTGCTCCCCCTCCCGTAG
- a CDS encoding ArnT family glycosyltransferase, which produces MTPARLFWLATLCCALAGAVLRAKGLHSPIFDHPGWRQGDTAAIARNFALLQYNPLYPQTDYNGPPPNYVELELQIVPFLAATLYKLAGVHEIFGRLISYAFGVATIVVVGAFGRYLFRSAIAGVAAAAAYAVLPGAWYYSHTFMPDTAMVFFTTCALYACARWIVDGDGRSWRLWLPAALLLMVAFLAKPVAVTAAIPVATAALAAFGLRGTVTRAQMWALFALAFVPLAVYDQIVSSHAEWHWASGITKLHVLPSLAGALTSVPAFGAKAVAFGHALKMLATTMAGPVGIALAVVGFCVPLRSRSDALLWGWLGGGLLYAYVVVTVERVDYYLYILLPLAALAIGSLAAWAKERWGDAPPRRATLAGIAALTWLLALGVGYRQIAPYYGWSRVNYVRAKTLDATLAPGALVVMGHYDPSILYTINRKGWEEDPHLWTPFDEQSAIRKGARYFISVEHARLKQTNLELYCWLDRFPLVDPAAAWPVYQTDPALVKTGAEVRWRAFRKREMAGAYAGWRREWKTAPNPC; this is translated from the coding sequence ATGACCCCGGCGCGTCTGTTCTGGCTGGCGACGCTCTGCTGCGCGCTCGCCGGCGCCGTGCTGCGCGCGAAAGGCCTGCATAGCCCGATCTTCGACCATCCGGGCTGGCGCCAGGGCGACACCGCGGCGATCGCGCGCAACTTCGCACTGCTGCAGTACAACCCGCTCTATCCGCAGACCGATTACAACGGGCCGCCGCCCAACTACGTCGAGCTCGAACTGCAGATCGTCCCGTTCCTCGCCGCGACGCTCTACAAGCTCGCAGGCGTCCACGAAATCTTCGGCCGGCTGATCTCGTACGCGTTCGGGGTCGCGACGATCGTCGTCGTGGGCGCGTTCGGGCGCTACCTGTTCCGCTCGGCGATCGCGGGCGTTGCCGCTGCGGCGGCGTACGCCGTGCTGCCGGGGGCGTGGTACTACAGCCACACCTTCATGCCCGACACCGCGATGGTGTTCTTCACGACCTGCGCGCTCTACGCGTGCGCGCGCTGGATCGTCGACGGCGACGGACGTTCGTGGCGGCTGTGGTTGCCCGCCGCGCTGCTGCTGATGGTCGCGTTTCTCGCCAAGCCCGTCGCGGTGACGGCGGCGATCCCGGTCGCCACGGCGGCGCTCGCGGCGTTCGGTCTGCGCGGGACCGTGACGCGCGCGCAGATGTGGGCGCTCTTCGCGCTCGCGTTCGTCCCGCTCGCCGTCTACGACCAAATCGTCTCGTCGCACGCCGAGTGGCACTGGGCGAGCGGGATCACGAAACTGCACGTTCTCCCGTCGCTCGCCGGCGCGTTGACGTCGGTGCCCGCATTCGGCGCGAAGGCGGTCGCGTTCGGCCACGCGCTCAAGATGCTCGCCACGACGATGGCCGGGCCGGTCGGGATCGCGCTCGCCGTCGTGGGGTTCTGCGTCCCGCTGCGCTCCCGCAGCGACGCCCTGCTCTGGGGCTGGCTCGGCGGCGGACTCCTCTATGCGTACGTGGTCGTCACGGTCGAGCGCGTCGACTACTATCTCTACATCCTGCTGCCGCTCGCCGCGCTTGCGATCGGTTCGCTTGCGGCGTGGGCGAAGGAACGCTGGGGCGATGCGCCCCCGCGGCGTGCGACGCTGGCGGGGATCGCGGCGTTGACGTGGCTGCTCGCGCTGGGCGTCGGATATCGACAGATCGCCCCGTATTACGGCTGGAGCCGGGTGAACTACGTGCGCGCGAAAACGCTTGACGCGACGCTCGCGCCCGGCGCGCTCGTGGTGATGGGGCACTACGACCCGTCGATCCTCTACACGATCAACCGCAAAGGCTGGGAGGAAGATCCGCACCTCTGGACGCCGTTCGACGAGCAAAGCGCGATCCGCAAAGGCGCGCGCTACTTCATCTCCGTCGAACACGCGCGGCTCAAGCAGACGAACCTCGAGCTCTATTGCTGGCTCGATCGCTTTCCGCTCGTCGATCCCGCCGCCGCGTGGCCGGTCTACCAGACCGATCCCGCGCTGGTGAAGACCGGCGCCGAGGTGCGCTGGCGGGCGTTCCGCAAACGCGAAATGGCCGGCGCCTACGCCGGCTGGCGCCGCGAGTGGAAGACCGCGCCGAACCCCTGCTGA
- the ygiD gene encoding 4,5-DOPA dioxygenase extradiol produces MMQHTMPAVFFGHGSPMNAIERNPFTDAWEAIGREIPRPRAVLAVSAHWYTNGTGVTAMPQPPTIHDFGNFPQELHRYQYPAPGDPALAASVRTLLRPTDVALDENWGLDHGVWSVLCHVFPKADVPVVQLSIDATQSPGALFATAKKLAPLRDDGVFVIASGNVVHNLAEMRFGDAAPTPWAVAYEARVRDAAAVGDDATLIAYDRLPDAAIAAPDIEHFLPLLYILALRRDGETPSFPTAGIVARAISMLSVRLG; encoded by the coding sequence ATGATGCAGCACACGATGCCGGCGGTCTTTTTCGGGCACGGCAGCCCGATGAACGCGATCGAACGCAACCCGTTCACCGACGCGTGGGAAGCGATCGGGCGCGAGATCCCGCGCCCGCGCGCGGTGCTCGCCGTCTCGGCGCACTGGTACACCAACGGCACCGGCGTCACGGCGATGCCGCAGCCGCCGACGATTCACGACTTCGGCAACTTCCCGCAGGAGCTGCACCGCTATCAGTATCCGGCGCCGGGCGATCCGGCGCTCGCTGCGTCCGTGCGCACGCTGCTCCGGCCGACCGACGTCGCGCTTGACGAGAACTGGGGGCTCGACCACGGCGTGTGGTCGGTCCTCTGCCACGTCTTCCCGAAGGCCGACGTTCCGGTGGTGCAGTTGAGCATCGACGCGACGCAGTCGCCGGGCGCGCTGTTCGCAACGGCAAAGAAACTGGCGCCGCTGCGCGACGACGGCGTGTTCGTCATCGCGAGCGGCAACGTCGTGCACAATCTCGCCGAGATGCGTTTCGGTGATGCAGCGCCGACGCCGTGGGCGGTCGCCTACGAGGCGCGCGTGCGCGATGCGGCCGCCGTCGGCGACGACGCGACGTTGATCGCCTACGATCGCCTCCCGGACGCCGCGATCGCGGCACCCGACATCGAGCACTTCCTCCCGCTGCTCTACATCCTCGCGCTGCGGCGCGACGGAGAGACGCCGTCGTTTCCGACCGCAGGCATCGTCGCGCGCGCGATCTCGATGCTCAGCGTCCGCTTGGGCTAA
- a CDS encoding GtrA family protein yields MSEARTTLLQRVRERRGVRQFVKFGIVGASGFIVNLAIFTVLQGAFNKHGTGPYFAIYSASFLAGGVSNYFLNRSWTFRSTGHAGKEGAQFLSVSVLALLVGLALSAVIAPYLGHGHKTWFVATCAGIVVNFFVNKYWTFRSVA; encoded by the coding sequence ATGAGCGAAGCCCGCACGACCCTGCTCCAGCGCGTGCGCGAACGCCGCGGCGTGCGGCAGTTCGTGAAGTTCGGGATCGTCGGCGCGTCCGGCTTCATCGTAAACTTAGCGATCTTCACTGTGTTGCAGGGCGCATTTAATAAGCACGGGACGGGGCCGTACTTCGCGATCTACTCGGCGTCGTTTCTCGCCGGCGGCGTCTCGAACTACTTCCTCAACCGCAGTTGGACGTTCCGTTCCACCGGACACGCAGGAAAGGAGGGGGCGCAATTCCTCTCCGTTTCGGTACTGGCGCTGCTGGTCGGTCTTGCGCTGTCCGCCGTCATTGCGCCGTATCTGGGGCACGGCCACAAAACGTGGTTCGTCGCGACCTGCGCCGGGATCGTGGTGAACTTCTTCGTGAACAAGTACTGGACGTTTCGATCGGTCGCATGA
- a CDS encoding lipid II flippase family protein, producing the protein MSAVLNGNVILAAAANFIPQAVAMGAYAARYAGVTTRRIATAISLFSLLVTASRLAALFMTPSLGALADGTANAALARHLTAVPAEELHVFDLQMRIIVAAGSVGILMGAFMLPLFLAAFTRGIGSFERRKSIPSALFRLFDPKVMLWLLRHLKPQRFSLADFPLSRVPRRLLIFNIVLYAVYSVGVVGAFYASVIDLSSRTTATGLSGLVNGIGTVAFALFIDPTTALIVDQTVRDERPRQDVAAMIFWLIVTAFIGTLLAQLILFPAAEYIAAVAHVWPHGKY; encoded by the coding sequence GTGAGCGCCGTCCTCAACGGCAACGTCATCCTCGCGGCTGCGGCAAACTTCATCCCCCAAGCGGTCGCGATGGGCGCGTACGCGGCGCGTTACGCAGGCGTCACCACCCGGCGCATCGCGACGGCGATCTCGCTGTTCAGCCTGCTCGTCACCGCGAGCCGGCTGGCGGCGCTGTTCATGACGCCGTCCCTGGGCGCGCTCGCCGACGGGACCGCGAACGCGGCGTTGGCCCGGCATCTCACGGCGGTGCCGGCGGAGGAACTGCACGTCTTCGACCTGCAGATGCGAATCATCGTCGCGGCGGGCTCGGTCGGCATCCTGATGGGCGCGTTCATGCTGCCGCTGTTCCTGGCCGCATTCACCCGCGGCATCGGTTCGTTCGAGCGGCGCAAATCGATCCCGAGCGCCCTCTTCCGTCTGTTCGATCCCAAGGTGATGCTGTGGCTGCTGCGTCACCTCAAGCCGCAGCGCTTCTCGCTGGCCGACTTCCCGCTCTCGCGCGTGCCGCGGCGGCTGCTGATCTTCAACATCGTGCTCTACGCGGTGTACTCGGTCGGCGTCGTCGGCGCGTTCTACGCCAGCGTCATCGACTTGAGCTCGCGGACGACCGCGACCGGCCTCTCGGGTCTGGTGAACGGGATCGGAACGGTCGCGTTCGCGCTGTTCATCGATCCCACCACGGCGCTGATCGTCGACCAGACGGTCCGCGACGAGCGGCCGCGCCAGGACGTCGCTGCCATGATCTTCTGGCTGATCGTCACCGCCTTCATCGGCACGCTCCTCGCACAGCTGATCCTGTTCCCCGCCGCCGAATACATCGCCGCGGTCGCGCACGTCTGGCCGCACGGAAAATACTGA
- a CDS encoding cob(I)yrinic acid a,c-diamide adenosyltransferase: MPKLTRIYTRTGDDGTTGLVGGQRIKKNALRIEAYGTIDELSSVIGLARTALADVKRTRPVQDLRRAHEVAAELDRWLAWTQDALFNLGSDLATLPKDRWEGMPLIGPADAQALERAIDRAQTDLEPLANFIHPGGAYPGAFLHQARTVCRRAERLLITLRDNEAISDDVVRYVNRLSDALFVWSRWINHALDQPEALWDAKTAPPS, from the coding sequence ATGCCGAAACTCACGCGCATCTACACGCGAACCGGCGACGACGGGACGACCGGCCTGGTCGGCGGCCAGCGCATCAAGAAGAACGCGCTGCGGATCGAGGCGTACGGCACGATCGACGAACTCTCGTCGGTGATCGGCCTCGCGCGCACCGCGCTCGCCGACGTGAAGCGCACGCGTCCGGTCCAGGATCTGCGGCGCGCGCACGAAGTCGCGGCCGAACTCGACCGCTGGCTGGCGTGGACGCAGGACGCGCTCTTCAACCTCGGCAGCGATCTCGCGACCCTGCCGAAAGATCGCTGGGAAGGGATGCCGCTCATCGGACCCGCGGACGCGCAGGCGCTCGAGCGCGCGATCGATCGCGCGCAGACGGATCTCGAACCGCTGGCGAATTTCATCCACCCCGGCGGCGCCTATCCGGGCGCGTTTCTCCATCAGGCACGCACGGTCTGCCGGCGCGCGGAACGCCTGCTGATCACGCTGCGCGACAATGAAGCGATCTCCGACGACGTCGTACGCTACGTGAACCGGCTCTCCGACGCGCTGTTCGTGTGGTCGCGCTGGATCAACCACGCCCTCGATCAGCCCGAGGCGCTGTGGGACGCGAAGACCGCGCCGCCGTCCTGA
- a CDS encoding M16 family metallopeptidase: MIRISTLPNGLRVLTETMTHVRSATVGVWCDVGSAVEPPERRGISHLLEHMLFKGTPRRSAREIAEVMDAVGGELNAMTDKETTCFYAHVVDRRLPLAIDVLADMLQHALIDPGDLARERQVVLEEIKMYDDSPGEVVNDRFSRTLWRGAHLGDPTIGYAHTVEGITRDDLLAWRRDRYSPQTVFITAAGNLDHDDVVRLAAGAFARFGGSAAPPVPERPHFTPDLDVTIDDTEQAYVLLGMPGLALRDERRYALSVLDTILGGGMSSRLFQSVREERALAYEISTFQQGYRDAGLYGVSAGCTPERVQECVDVVLDEIDRLLDDGVREAEVERAREHLKGNLTLALESTFNRMSRLARNHLVHGRQIATEEVEAQFDAVDVHAVDTLARELFGPAQRGLCVLGPSAVRSVRLRGAAAA; encoded by the coding sequence ATGATCCGGATATCGACGCTCCCCAACGGTCTGCGCGTTCTGACCGAAACGATGACGCACGTGCGCTCGGCGACGGTCGGCGTCTGGTGCGACGTCGGCTCGGCGGTCGAGCCGCCCGAGCGGCGCGGGATCTCGCACCTGCTCGAGCACATGCTCTTCAAGGGGACGCCCCGCCGCAGCGCGCGCGAGATCGCCGAGGTGATGGACGCCGTCGGCGGCGAGCTCAACGCGATGACCGACAAAGAGACGACGTGCTTTTACGCGCACGTCGTCGACCGCCGCCTCCCGCTGGCGATCGACGTCCTCGCCGACATGCTGCAGCACGCGCTGATCGATCCCGGCGATCTCGCCCGCGAACGGCAGGTCGTGCTCGAAGAGATCAAGATGTACGACGACTCGCCGGGCGAGGTCGTGAACGATCGCTTTTCGCGAACGCTTTGGCGCGGGGCGCACCTCGGCGATCCGACGATCGGCTACGCGCACACGGTCGAGGGGATCACGCGCGACGATCTGCTCGCCTGGCGCCGCGACCGCTACTCGCCGCAGACCGTCTTCATCACCGCGGCGGGGAACCTCGATCACGACGACGTCGTGCGGCTCGCCGCCGGTGCGTTCGCGCGCTTCGGCGGAAGCGCGGCGCCGCCGGTCCCCGAACGGCCGCACTTCACCCCCGATCTCGACGTGACCATCGACGACACCGAGCAGGCCTACGTGCTGCTCGGAATGCCGGGGCTCGCGCTGCGCGACGAGCGGCGCTACGCGCTCTCGGTGCTCGACACGATCCTCGGCGGCGGGATGTCGAGCCGGCTGTTCCAGAGCGTGCGCGAAGAGCGCGCGCTGGCGTACGAGATCTCGACGTTTCAGCAGGGCTATCGCGACGCCGGCCTGTACGGGGTGAGCGCCGGCTGCACGCCCGAGCGCGTGCAGGAGTGCGTCGACGTCGTCCTCGACGAGATCGACCGGCTGCTCGACGACGGCGTGCGCGAAGCGGAGGTCGAGCGCGCGCGCGAGCACCTCAAGGGAAATCTCACGCTCGCGCTCGAGAGCACGTTCAACCGCATGTCGCGGTTGGCGCGCAACCATCTCGTGCACGGACGGCAGATCGCGACGGAAGAAGTGGAAGCGCAATTCGACGCGGTCGACGTGCACGCGGTCGACACGCTGGCGCGCGAACTGTTCGGTCCGGCGCAGCGCGGGCTGTGCGTGCTCGGCCCGAGCGCAGTGCGCAGCGTGCGGCTGCGCGGAGCCGCCGCGGCGTGA
- a CDS encoding dihydrolipoyl dehydrogenase family protein produces MNRTPAAAKAGTVGDRRRVRGCGPRNQGSSTIPHRFDLIVIGAGSGGYAAARTARDLGANVALVDRGPLGGLCILRGCMPSKTLLATADRLHEIRTAGELAVTVGDPAVDYAKLAARKRELVRGWADYRIAGIDTFPLFSGDARFESPTTLRVGQEIFYAPRFIIATGSITAPAALPGLREAGFIDSDEALDLTAPPKSLIVLGGGYVGSELGQFFHRVGVPTTMIIRAQHLLSGEDHDIGTGLTEYFREEGIRIETGARVERVTVRDDGMKVVHYLQDGEHRSAAAHEIFYALGRVPNVCDMNLDAAGVEHHDITGIPVDETLRSTNPDIFAVGDVTGQFPLVHVAIQQGEIAGRNAATGARERADYRLTKTHTVFTDPQVAVVGETERELEKAGIPFLRATYPFNDHGKAVALGKTKGFVKMLASPADGTILGASILGPDASDLIEPLIVAMAYRATVQDYARIPHLHPTLVEILTYPAEEIAEQLHDVQTLTAVAN; encoded by the coding sequence ATGAATCGCACGCCGGCGGCGGCAAAAGCCGGAACCGTCGGGGACCGCAGGCGTGTCCGAGGGTGCGGACCCCGGAACCAAGGGAGCAGCACCATTCCACATCGCTTCGATCTGATCGTCATCGGCGCCGGCAGCGGCGGCTACGCCGCCGCACGCACGGCCCGGGACCTCGGCGCGAACGTCGCGCTCGTCGACCGCGGACCGCTCGGCGGGCTGTGCATCCTGCGCGGCTGCATGCCGTCGAAGACGCTGCTGGCGACCGCCGATCGGCTCCACGAGATCCGCACCGCCGGCGAGCTCGCCGTGACGGTCGGCGATCCGGCCGTCGATTACGCGAAACTCGCCGCGCGCAAACGCGAGCTCGTCCGGGGGTGGGCCGACTACCGCATCGCCGGGATCGACACGTTCCCGCTGTTCTCCGGCGACGCGCGCTTCGAGTCGCCGACGACCCTGCGGGTCGGCCAGGAGATTTTCTACGCGCCGCGCTTCATCATCGCGACCGGCAGCATCACCGCGCCGGCCGCACTCCCCGGACTGCGCGAAGCCGGCTTCATCGACAGCGACGAAGCGCTCGATCTCACCGCGCCGCCGAAATCGCTGATCGTGCTCGGCGGCGGCTACGTCGGCAGCGAGCTGGGGCAGTTCTTCCATCGCGTCGGCGTCCCGACCACGATGATCATCCGCGCGCAGCATCTGCTCTCGGGCGAAGACCACGACATCGGGACCGGTCTGACCGAATACTTCCGCGAGGAAGGGATCCGCATCGAGACCGGTGCACGCGTCGAGCGCGTGACGGTGCGCGACGACGGAATGAAGGTCGTGCACTATCTGCAGGACGGCGAACATCGCTCGGCCGCCGCGCACGAGATCTTTTACGCGCTCGGCCGCGTCCCCAACGTCTGCGACATGAACCTCGATGCTGCGGGCGTCGAGCATCACGACATCACCGGGATCCCGGTCGACGAGACGCTGCGCAGCACGAATCCCGATATCTTCGCGGTCGGCGACGTCACCGGACAGTTTCCGCTCGTGCACGTCGCGATCCAGCAGGGTGAGATCGCGGGACGCAACGCCGCGACCGGCGCGCGCGAACGCGCCGACTACCGCCTCACCAAGACGCACACGGTCTTCACCGATCCGCAGGTCGCCGTCGTCGGCGAGACCGAGCGCGAACTCGAGAAGGCGGGGATCCCGTTTCTGCGCGCGACGTATCCGTTCAACGATCACGGCAAAGCCGTCGCGCTGGGGAAGACGAAGGGCTTCGTGAAGATGCTGGCGTCGCCGGCCGACGGCACGATCCTGGGCGCGTCGATCCTCGGCCCCGACGCCTCGGATCTGATCGAGCCGCTGATCGTCGCGATGGCCTATCGCGCGACGGTACAGGATTACGCGCGCATCCCGCATCTCCACCCGACCCTCGTCGAGATCCTGACCTACCCCGCGGAAGAGATCGCCGAGCAGCTGCACGACGTGCAGACGCTCACCGCCGTTGCCAACTAG